The following are encoded in a window of Syntrophus gentianae genomic DNA:
- a CDS encoding F0F1 ATP synthase subunit B family protein, translating into MRGFMWRHSPKDCLGLIPAFLLVLSLVPSVVMASGGGEHGGEGPDLVRFGWQVFDFLALAVLLWWLLAGKVKSFFGGRQEEIKTALEEARLAKEEAQRKFEEYSSKLEKATGEIEGLYEMIKSQGSVEKEKILEDAKKAAEKMKEDTQTRIEQEFKKASSQLRLEAVQLSVQMAEDILKRNVTSEDHKIMVKDYLDKVVRKH; encoded by the coding sequence ATGAGAGGCTTTATGTGGCGGCATTCCCCGAAAGACTGTTTGGGGCTGATTCCAGCTTTCCTCTTGGTTCTCAGCCTGGTTCCCTCGGTGGTGATGGCCTCTGGAGGCGGCGAACACGGGGGTGAAGGACCGGACTTGGTTAGGTTCGGATGGCAAGTCTTTGACTTTCTTGCTTTGGCTGTGCTCCTTTGGTGGCTCCTGGCAGGTAAAGTTAAGAGTTTTTTCGGCGGCCGACAGGAAGAAATTAAAACTGCGCTGGAAGAGGCGCGGTTGGCCAAAGAGGAGGCCCAGCGTAAATTTGAGGAATATTCTTCAAAGCTGGAAAAGGCGACGGGAGAAATCGAGGGCCTTTATGAGATGATAAAGTCTCAAGGATCGGTTGAAAAAGAGAAGATCCTCGAGGATGCAAAGAAAGCTGCTGAGAAGATGAAGGAAGATACGCAAACCCGGATCGAGCAGGAATTCAAGAAGGCCAGCAGTCAGTTGAGGCTGGAGGCTGTTCAACTGTCGGTACAGATGGCCGAGGACATTCTCAAGCGGAATGTCACTTCGGAAGATCATAAAATTATGGTTAAAGATTACTTGGATAAGGTGGTGAGAAAACATTGA
- the atpH gene encoding ATP synthase F1 subunit delta, producing the protein MINSGIAKRYARAFFDIAGEDKLYEQYYDELNGFARIVQGDKNLKEFLANPIFDQAEKKAVVEAIIQKVNISGMTANFLKLLVDKKRIGMLAEIADFYRELMDQVLKRVRVSVKTAFPLEAEATAEIKKGLEQMTGKQTEVTIEEDSSLLGGIVIRVGDTLYDGSIKTQLNNIRNLLGEAV; encoded by the coding sequence TTGATCAACAGCGGTATTGCAAAGCGATATGCCAGGGCGTTCTTTGACATTGCCGGCGAGGATAAGCTCTATGAGCAGTATTATGATGAGCTGAACGGCTTCGCACGGATTGTTCAGGGAGACAAAAATCTTAAAGAATTTCTCGCGAATCCGATCTTTGACCAGGCTGAGAAGAAAGCTGTTGTGGAAGCGATTATTCAGAAGGTCAATATATCGGGGATGACAGCAAACTTTTTGAAATTGCTGGTCGACAAGAAGAGAATAGGAATGCTTGCCGAGATTGCGGATTTCTACCGTGAACTGATGGACCAGGTATTGAAGAGAGTTCGGGTCAGTGTGAAAACGGCCTTTCCATTGGAGGCGGAGGCGACAGCGGAAATAAAGAAAGGCCTCGAACAGATGACCGGCAAGCAGACAGAGGTTACCATTGAAGAAGACAGTTCTCTGCTCGGTGGGATCGTGATCAGGGTAGGGGATACGCTTTATGATGGAAGCATAAAGACACAATTGAATAATATAAGGAATCTCTTGGGGGAGGCAGTATAG
- a CDS encoding ATP synthase F0 subunit B, with product MTIGLDYTFWIQIANFLFLIFVLNVLLYKPVMGILEKRKEQIEGAEREIKELNLTIEQKEARYEEKLRLAKNDALEQKKEIVREGSEAAKGILDAARAEIPKMVEQFEAKVSKEVGEARRILREQSENIAMEIAEKVMGRSIK from the coding sequence ATGACAATTGGTCTCGATTATACTTTTTGGATTCAGATTGCGAATTTTCTTTTCCTGATTTTTGTTCTGAATGTTCTGCTCTATAAGCCCGTCATGGGTATTCTTGAGAAGAGAAAAGAACAGATCGAAGGAGCCGAACGGGAAATCAAGGAGCTGAATCTGACGATAGAACAGAAGGAAGCCCGCTATGAAGAAAAGCTGCGTCTGGCGAAGAACGATGCTCTTGAACAGAAAAAGGAAATCGTTCGCGAAGGGTCCGAAGCAGCAAAAGGCATTCTCGATGCTGCCCGGGCTGAAATTCCCAAGATGGTAGAGCAGTTTGAGGCAAAAGTCTCGAAGGAAGTCGGCGAAGCACGGCGTATTCTGCGTGAGCAGTCGGAAAATATAGCAATGGAAATTGCCGAAAAAGTGATGGGAAGGAGTATCAAATGA
- the rodA gene encoding rod shape-determining protein RodA: protein MRFDRRLVLNFDWTLLILVLLLCATGVLNIFSASYSFSGAKANLFYIKQLQWILLGLFCMSIAFCIDYRFICQYAYILHGTAVCCLIVVFFYGFATHGSQRWISLGSFSLQPSELVKLTLILALAKYFDEHKLDQGYYLRELGIPLLFLLVPFLLILEQPDLGTGLILLIVSASLFLFVGIRLKSLGYVLTLVVLMMPVGWFFMKEYQRERVLTFLNPERDPLGSGYHIIQSMIAIGSGGILGKGFLKGTQTQLQFLPEQQTDFVFSVFAEEWGFLGGGALILLFASLILWSLKISLHSRDFLGTLIAFGLAALLFWEVFINIGMVLGMMPVVGIPLPFLSYGGSAIVSLLTCIGLLLNVSMRRYILQP, encoded by the coding sequence ATGAGGTTTGACCGCCGCCTTGTTTTGAACTTTGACTGGACGTTGCTCATCCTTGTTTTGCTTCTCTGCGCCACTGGGGTTCTGAATATTTTCAGCGCAAGTTACTCATTTTCCGGCGCTAAAGCGAATCTGTTCTATATCAAACAGCTTCAATGGATACTTCTCGGTCTTTTCTGTATGAGTATTGCCTTTTGCATCGACTATCGGTTTATTTGTCAATATGCTTATATTCTTCATGGAACAGCCGTCTGTTGCCTGATTGTCGTGTTTTTCTACGGATTTGCAACCCATGGATCGCAGCGTTGGATTTCCCTGGGAAGTTTTTCTCTGCAACCTTCGGAATTGGTGAAATTGACCCTTATCCTGGCCCTGGCAAAATATTTCGACGAACATAAGCTCGATCAGGGTTACTATCTGCGGGAGCTTGGAATTCCCTTGTTATTTCTCCTCGTGCCCTTTCTCCTCATTCTGGAGCAGCCCGATCTGGGAACGGGGCTGATCCTGCTCATCGTTTCCGCATCGCTGTTTCTCTTTGTGGGCATACGGCTGAAGTCTCTCGGGTATGTTCTGACACTGGTTGTTCTCATGATGCCCGTGGGCTGGTTTTTCATGAAAGAGTACCAGAGAGAAAGAGTCTTGACGTTCCTGAATCCTGAGCGTGATCCTCTGGGGTCCGGATATCACATTATCCAGTCCATGATCGCGATTGGTTCAGGAGGGATCCTGGGAAAGGGGTTCCTCAAGGGAACCCAGACGCAGCTCCAGTTCCTTCCCGAACAGCAGACGGACTTTGTCTTTTCGGTCTTTGCCGAGGAGTGGGGGTTTCTGGGGGGGGGCGCTCTGATTCTCCTTTTTGCGTCTCTGATTCTCTGGAGTTTGAAAATATCCCTTCATTCCCGTGATTTTCTGGGAACCCTGATCGCTTTTGGATTGGCCGCTCTGTTGTTCTGGGAGGTTTTCATCAATATCGGCATGGTTCTGGGGATGATGCCTGTTGTGGGCATTCCTCTACCCTTTCTGAGCTACGGGGGCTCGGCCATTGTTTCACTGCTGACCTGTATTGGGCTGCTCTTGAATGTGAGCATGCGGAGATACATTCTCCAGCCCTGA